In the genome of Bacillus sp. S3, one region contains:
- a CDS encoding cytochrome c maturation protein CcmE — translation MKKNTIVMLGGFIIAGAIVFLLMAATPGSSGVELTLKELLATQEQHKDDFVTVEGLLIEDSIKWNPDKIELKFDVKDNEGNIMHVIHNGPKPDNFSEGVITILQGAPTKTDTFEAESVKTRCPSKYEGKDMDDYDPDTHKEKLNQPPNEK, via the coding sequence GTGAAAAAAAATACGATTGTGATGCTCGGCGGATTTATTATTGCAGGCGCGATTGTTTTCCTTCTTATGGCTGCAACCCCGGGTTCGAGTGGAGTTGAGCTGACATTGAAAGAATTATTGGCGACACAAGAGCAGCATAAAGACGATTTTGTAACGGTCGAAGGATTATTAATCGAAGACTCGATAAAATGGAATCCGGACAAAATTGAATTGAAATTTGATGTTAAAGACAACGAGGGCAATATTATGCACGTCATTCACAACGGGCCCAAGCCTGATAACTTCTCAGAAGGAGTTATTACCATTCTCCAAGGGGCTCCTACTAAAACGGATACATTTGAAGCAGAATCTGTGAAGACAAGATGCCCGTCGAAATATGAAGGAAAAGACATGGACGATTATGATCCTGATACACATAAAGAAAAGTTAAATCAACCACCGAATGAAAAATAA
- a CDS encoding heme lyase CcmF/NrfE family subunit, which yields MFLFANATIYLGLVIAIYSLLILTLGISTKNQKLVNSGKGAMVALFVCTTFAMLSMFYLLATSQFQYEYVSDYTSSELPIIYKLTALWAGNAGSLLLWTFFLTLYMIMIAFSRKLKGNPMVPYISAILMANAVFFFFILGFVAKPFILLDTVPIEGKGLNPMLQNPGMIIHPVTLYLGYVGLAVPFAFAMAALILKNVDDFWIKMTRRWTIIAWLFLSLGNIFGGQWAYVELGWGGYWAWDPVENASFMPWLTATAFLHSVMIQERKNMLKVWNISLIIVSYALTLFGTFLVRSGVLTSVHAFANSNLGLYFLIFMGVAVILALYVLMSRYNLLKRSAGEFNSFVSKESSFLINNLLLVGAAFAVFWGTVFPLVSEAIRGTKVTVGLPFFNKVEAPILLSMMFVMAVCPLLAWQRSTVKNLRKNFMIPAILAIVGMALMVVLGIQKAWAVIGYGVIILLLITHFLEFYRGVKARRKMTKETPIVALYRLMIRNRRRYGGYIVHLGIAFITMGIIGSQNYDLETMKTVSLGQSIELKDYRLNYERLDQKREGINDIVYADITVFRNGKKLGTFQPEKVFYGNWEQPSSEVAIISSLKEDLYIVLSAWEDDGKATFIVKINPMMNWLWFGSFMIVIGALFAVWNGKYGNVTPRYTGVRKEVS from the coding sequence ATGTTTTTATTTGCTAACGCAACAATTTATTTGGGTTTAGTTATTGCTATCTATTCGCTCCTCATACTTACCCTGGGGATTAGTACAAAAAATCAAAAACTCGTCAATAGCGGCAAAGGTGCAATGGTTGCATTATTTGTTTGTACAACATTTGCTATGCTTTCGATGTTCTACCTTTTAGCAACATCACAGTTCCAATATGAATACGTAAGTGATTACACAAGCAGCGAGCTGCCAATCATTTATAAGCTTACCGCCTTGTGGGCTGGTAATGCCGGTTCCTTGCTATTGTGGACATTTTTCTTAACTCTTTACATGATCATGATAGCCTTTTCGAGGAAACTCAAAGGAAATCCTATGGTTCCATACATCTCGGCCATTTTAATGGCCAACGCGGTTTTCTTCTTCTTCATCCTTGGATTTGTCGCAAAGCCATTCATTTTATTGGATACCGTTCCAATTGAAGGAAAAGGGTTAAACCCAATGCTCCAGAACCCTGGAATGATCATACATCCTGTGACTCTTTATCTTGGATACGTCGGGCTTGCCGTACCTTTTGCCTTTGCCATGGCAGCACTGATTTTGAAAAATGTTGATGATTTCTGGATTAAAATGACTAGACGCTGGACGATCATTGCTTGGCTATTCTTAAGCCTTGGAAATATCTTTGGCGGTCAGTGGGCATATGTAGAACTTGGCTGGGGCGGCTATTGGGCATGGGATCCAGTTGAAAATGCATCCTTCATGCCATGGTTAACTGCTACTGCGTTCTTACATTCCGTGATGATTCAAGAGCGTAAAAACATGCTGAAAGTATGGAATATCAGCTTAATTATTGTTTCCTATGCATTAACACTTTTTGGAACCTTTCTTGTCCGAAGTGGAGTACTGACATCAGTCCATGCTTTTGCAAATTCCAATTTAGGTTTATACTTCTTAATCTTCATGGGCGTAGCTGTCATTCTAGCATTATATGTGTTAATGAGCCGTTACAATCTGCTAAAACGCAGTGCAGGGGAGTTCAATTCCTTTGTGTCTAAAGAGAGCAGCTTCTTGATTAACAATCTATTATTGGTTGGAGCAGCGTTTGCTGTATTCTGGGGAACCGTTTTTCCACTTGTGTCAGAAGCTATACGCGGAACGAAAGTAACAGTTGGTCTGCCATTCTTTAATAAAGTAGAGGCACCTATTCTTTTATCGATGATGTTTGTCATGGCGGTATGTCCGCTCTTGGCATGGCAGCGTTCAACAGTCAAGAATCTTAGGAAGAACTTCATGATTCCAGCAATCCTGGCTATTGTTGGCATGGCATTAATGGTTGTGCTTGGGATTCAAAAAGCATGGGCCGTCATTGGCTACGGGGTTATCATTCTCCTATTAATTACCCACTTCTTAGAGTTTTATAGAGGGGTTAAGGCTAGAAGGAAAATGACGAAAGAAACGCCAATTGTGGCGTTGTACCGCCTGATGATCCGCAATCGCCGCCGTTATGGCGGGTATATCGTTCACCTTGGAATTGCGTTCATAACCATGGGTATCATTGGTTCACAAAACTATGACCTAGAGACGATGAAAACTGTTTCTTTAGGCCAATCGATTGAATTGAAAGATTACCGCCTTAACTATGAGAGGCTTGATCAAAAGCGAGAAGGCATTAACGATATTGTCTATGCAGATATAACTGTATTTAGGAATGGAAAAAAATTAGGTACATTCCAGCCGGAAAAAGTTTTTTATGGCAACTGGGAGCAGCCTTCTTCAGAAGTAGCCATCATTTCTTCCTTAAAGGAAGATCTATATATTGTGTTAAGCGCCTGGGAAGATGACGGTAAAGCTACCTTTATTGTGAAAATTAACCCGATGATGAACTGGTTATGGTTTGGATCCTTCATGATTGTTATCGGTGCACTGTTTGCTGTTTGGAACGGAAAATATGGAAATGTCACTCCAAGATACACTGGAGTCCGCAAAGAGGTGTCGTAA